The Nycticebus coucang isolate mNycCou1 chromosome 8, mNycCou1.pri, whole genome shotgun sequence genome has a window encoding:
- the U2SURP gene encoding U2 snRNP-associated SURP motif-containing protein isoform X5, protein MIEFVVREGPMFEAMIMNREINNPMFRFLFENQTPAHVYYRWKLYSILQANSPTKWRTEDFRMFKNGSFWRPPPLNPYLHGMSEEQETEAFVEEPSKKGALKEEQRDKLEEILRGLTPRKNDIGDAMVFCLNNAEAAEEIVDCITESLSILKTPLPKKIARLYLVSDVLYNSSAKVANASYYRKFFETKLCQIFSDLNATYRTIQGHLQSENFKQRVMTCFRAWEDWAIYPEPFLIKLQNIFLGLVNIIEEKETEDVPDDLDGAPIEEELDGAPLEDVDGIPIDATPIDDLDGVPIKSLDDDLDGVPLDATEDSKKNEPIFKVAPSKWEAVDESELEAQAVTTSKWELFDQHEESEEEENQNQEEESEDEEDTQSSKSEEHHLYSNPIKEEMTESKFSKYSEMSEEKRAKLREIELKVMKFQDELESGKRPKKPGQSFQEQVEHYRDKLLQREKEKELERERERDKKDKEKLESRSKDKKEKDECTPTRKERKRRHSTSPSPSRSSSGRRVKSPSPKSERSERSERSHKESSRSRSSHKDSPRDVSKKTKRSPSGSRTPKRSRRSRSRSPKKSGKKSRSQSRSPHRSHKKSKKNKH, encoded by the exons ATGATAGAGTTTGTTGTACGTGAAGGGCCAATGTTTGAAGCTATGATTATGAACAGAGAAATCAACAATCCTATGTTcag gttCTTATTTGAAAACCAGACACCAGCCCATGTTTACTATAGGTGGAAACTTTATTCTATTCTTCAGGCAA ATTCTCCAACTAAGTGGCGGACGGAAGATTTTCGTATGTTCAAAAATGGATCTTTTTGGAGGCCACCACCATTAAATCCATACCTGCATGGAATGTCAGAAGAACAAGAAACAGAAGCTTTTGTAGAGGAGCCTAGTAAAAAGGGAGCACTTAAGGAAGA aCAGAGGGATAAATTAGAAGAAATCTTGCGGGGATTAACTCCGAGGAAAAATGATATTGGAGATGCCATGGTTTTCTGTCTTAATAATGCTGAAGCTGCTGAAGAAATAGTGGATTGCATTACTGAATCATTGTCCATCTTAAAGACACCCCTTCCTAAAAAG ATTGCCAGATTATATTTGGTTTCTGATGTTTTATACAATTCTTCAGCCAAAGTTGCCAATGCTTCATATTATAGAAAATT TTTTGAAACCAAGTTATGTCAGATATTTTCAGACCTCAATGCTACCTATCGTACAATTCAAGGCCATTTGCAATCTGAAAACTTTAAG CAACGGGTAATGACCTGCTTCAGAGCATGGGAAGATTGGGCAATTTATCCAGAACCATTTTTGATCAAACTACAGAATATTTTCTTAGGACTTGTAAATATtattgaagaaaaggaaacagag GATGTACCTGATGACCTTGATGGTGCCCCTATTGAGGAAGAGCTTGATGGTGCACCTCTGGAAGATGTGGATGGCATTCCTATTGATGCTACTCCCATCGATGATCTCGATGGAGTCCCTATAAAAAGTCTTGATGATGATCTTGATGGTGTGCCTT TGGATGCAACCGAAGACTCGAAGAAGAATGAGCCTATATTTAAAGTAGCCCCATCAAAATGGGAAGCTGTAGATGAATCTGAATTGGAAGCACAGG CTGTAACAACTTCTAAATGGGAGTTATTTGACCAGCATGAAGAatcagaagaagaggaaaatcaaaa TcaagaagaagaaagtgaagaTGAAGAAGATACTCAAAGTTCTAAATCTGAAGAACATCATCTGTACTCTAATCCAATCAAAGAAGAAATGACTGAGTCCAAGTTCTCTAAGTACTCTGAAATGAGTGAGGAAAAACGAGCCAAACTTCGTGAAATTGAG CTAAAAGTTATGAAGTTTCAGGATGAATTGGAATCTGGGAAAAGACCTAAGAAACCAGGCCAGAGTTTTCAGGAACAAGTAGAACACTACAGAGATAAACTTCTTCAACGA gagaaagagaaagaattagaaCGAGAACGAGAAAGAGACaagaaggataaagaaaaattggAATCTCGAtccaaagataagaaagaaaaagatgaatgtactccaacaaggaaagaaag GAAAAGGAGACACAGTACATCCCCCAGCCCATCTCGCAGTAGCAGTGGTAGACGAGTGAAATCCCCATCACCAAAATCCGAGCGATCGGAGCGTTCAGAAAGATCTCATAAAGAGAGCTCACGGTCGAGGTCATCTCACAAAGATTCTCCTAGAGACGTTAGCAAAAAAACCAAAAG aTCTCCATCTGGTTCAAGGACACCTAAAAGATCTAGGAGGTCACGGTCTAGATCCCCTAAAAAATCAGGGAAGAAATCCAGATCTCAGTCCCGATCTCCACACAGGTCTcataaaaagtcaaagaaaaacaaacactga
- the U2SURP gene encoding U2 snRNP-associated SURP motif-containing protein isoform X4, whose protein sequence is MLPCYHHLKTRRILRRNLLALIHRMIEFVVREGPMFEAMIMNREINNPMFRFLFENQTPAHVYYRWKLYSILQANSPTKWRTEDFRMFKNGSFWRPPPLNPYLHGMSEEQETEAFVEEPSKKGALKEEQRDKLEEILRGLTPRKNDIGDAMVFCLNNAEAAEEIVDCITESLSILKTPLPKKIARLYLVSDVLYNSSAKVANASYYRKFFETKLCQIFSDLNATYRTIQGHLQSENFKQRVMTCFRAWEDWAIYPEPFLIKLQNIFLGLVNIIEEKETEDVPDDLDGAPIEEELDGAPLEDVDGIPIDATPIDDLDGVPIKSLDDDLDGVPLDATEDSKKNEPIFKVAPSKWEAVDESELEAQAVTTSKWELFDQHEESEEEENQNQEEESEDEEDTQSSKSEEHHLYSNPIKEEMTESKFSKYSEMSEEKRAKLREIELKVMKFQDELESGKRPKKPGQSFQEQVEHYRDKLLQREKEKELERERERDKKDKEKLESRSKDKKEKDECTPTRKERKRRHSTSPSPSRSSSGRRVKSPSPKSERSERSERSHKESSRSRSSHKDSPRDVSKKTKRSPSGSRTPKRSRRSRSRSPKKSGKKSRSQSRSPHRSHKKSKKNKH, encoded by the exons ATGCTCCCATGTTACCACCACCTAAAAACAAGGAGGATTTTGAgaag GAATTTGCTCGCCCTGATACATCGAATGATAGAGTTTGTTGTACGTGAAGGGCCAATGTTTGAAGCTATGATTATGAACAGAGAAATCAACAATCCTATGTTcag gttCTTATTTGAAAACCAGACACCAGCCCATGTTTACTATAGGTGGAAACTTTATTCTATTCTTCAGGCAA ATTCTCCAACTAAGTGGCGGACGGAAGATTTTCGTATGTTCAAAAATGGATCTTTTTGGAGGCCACCACCATTAAATCCATACCTGCATGGAATGTCAGAAGAACAAGAAACAGAAGCTTTTGTAGAGGAGCCTAGTAAAAAGGGAGCACTTAAGGAAGA aCAGAGGGATAAATTAGAAGAAATCTTGCGGGGATTAACTCCGAGGAAAAATGATATTGGAGATGCCATGGTTTTCTGTCTTAATAATGCTGAAGCTGCTGAAGAAATAGTGGATTGCATTACTGAATCATTGTCCATCTTAAAGACACCCCTTCCTAAAAAG ATTGCCAGATTATATTTGGTTTCTGATGTTTTATACAATTCTTCAGCCAAAGTTGCCAATGCTTCATATTATAGAAAATT TTTTGAAACCAAGTTATGTCAGATATTTTCAGACCTCAATGCTACCTATCGTACAATTCAAGGCCATTTGCAATCTGAAAACTTTAAG CAACGGGTAATGACCTGCTTCAGAGCATGGGAAGATTGGGCAATTTATCCAGAACCATTTTTGATCAAACTACAGAATATTTTCTTAGGACTTGTAAATATtattgaagaaaaggaaacagag GATGTACCTGATGACCTTGATGGTGCCCCTATTGAGGAAGAGCTTGATGGTGCACCTCTGGAAGATGTGGATGGCATTCCTATTGATGCTACTCCCATCGATGATCTCGATGGAGTCCCTATAAAAAGTCTTGATGATGATCTTGATGGTGTGCCTT TGGATGCAACCGAAGACTCGAAGAAGAATGAGCCTATATTTAAAGTAGCCCCATCAAAATGGGAAGCTGTAGATGAATCTGAATTGGAAGCACAGG CTGTAACAACTTCTAAATGGGAGTTATTTGACCAGCATGAAGAatcagaagaagaggaaaatcaaaa TcaagaagaagaaagtgaagaTGAAGAAGATACTCAAAGTTCTAAATCTGAAGAACATCATCTGTACTCTAATCCAATCAAAGAAGAAATGACTGAGTCCAAGTTCTCTAAGTACTCTGAAATGAGTGAGGAAAAACGAGCCAAACTTCGTGAAATTGAG CTAAAAGTTATGAAGTTTCAGGATGAATTGGAATCTGGGAAAAGACCTAAGAAACCAGGCCAGAGTTTTCAGGAACAAGTAGAACACTACAGAGATAAACTTCTTCAACGA gagaaagagaaagaattagaaCGAGAACGAGAAAGAGACaagaaggataaagaaaaattggAATCTCGAtccaaagataagaaagaaaaagatgaatgtactccaacaaggaaagaaag GAAAAGGAGACACAGTACATCCCCCAGCCCATCTCGCAGTAGCAGTGGTAGACGAGTGAAATCCCCATCACCAAAATCCGAGCGATCGGAGCGTTCAGAAAGATCTCATAAAGAGAGCTCACGGTCGAGGTCATCTCACAAAGATTCTCCTAGAGACGTTAGCAAAAAAACCAAAAG aTCTCCATCTGGTTCAAGGACACCTAAAAGATCTAGGAGGTCACGGTCTAGATCCCCTAAAAAATCAGGGAAGAAATCCAGATCTCAGTCCCGATCTCCACACAGGTCTcataaaaagtcaaagaaaaacaaacactga